In the Cylindrospermopsis raciborskii Cr2010 genome, GCAACTAGTAAGCCTTCTAAAACGATTTGAACTATAAATGCTTTTGGTGGTTGCCATAGGATCCAACCCAATAAACCTTGTACTCCAAATAATAGTATAATACTCAATACTCCTAGACTTAAACCCTGGCAGAAATCTACACCATTTAAGCTAGACAGTTCTAAACCATAGTCAGTTAGTATTTTGTCTCTTTGATAAATTTTTTTCCCCCACAACCTCACCAAGAAAATAAACTCTCCATACAGCAAGACCATGGTGAAAATGCTTTCTAAGTTGCCATCCTCCACCAATAAGTATATGGGTATGGCAAAAGGCAACCATAATACTAACAAACACAAAATAAAACAACCCACCCTCTGTGGAGCAGGTCTTTGGGAAATCCACAAAGCTATTTTGCTAGGTCTAAACATTTTAATATTATTTTCTATCACTAATCATCGGGTTCAATGGTGCTAGTAAGACCATAATTATTTAAACTTTCACAATAAAATTCAGCATGCTCCAAAGCGCAGCTTATAACTAAAGCTAAACCATGACTATGGGCTTCCATCATAATGGAAATAGCTTGAGGTTGGGTAAGACTAGGTATGGTGGAAAGGAGTACCTGAACGACATACTCCATGGAATTATAGTCGTCATTGTGCAGCAAAACGCGATAACGGGGCGCCAGCTTGCGGGTTGTGGAGGGTTTTTCAATGGTTTCGACTGACACTGCTCTTGAATGATTGTGGATTTACTACATTTGGAAGTTTGGGTTTGCTCCCACTACCCATTATATTCTATTATATTCCACAATTTTGGCGATCGCGTTTATGGGAAGTGGAGAGGGAAGAATTCAGGATAGCTCCACTTACCATAAGTATTACGGGCGATCGCATTTTTAGTGTTATATAGTCTAGGCGTAAAAAGTCTAGTATGGAACCACCTGAACTCTACCTGCATCCATTTCTGCCATTAATAGCTCTAGAGCTTCGTAGTCAACGTCTGAAATATAACCTAATTGAGTGAGTTCCGAATTAATCTGATTCTCAATTTCCAGTGTCAGCTTTTTTGTTTCCAGAGCCTTTTCCACAAGCTGACGTATTGCGTATTTTGTGTTCATAGCTAACTAACTAGTTGTAATTATTACTCATTAACTGAAATTAAAACACTCGTTCACACTCCTAGAGCTGGAGATTGGTTTGTAGTTGGCGAATAAAAAAGAGCGGACATATTTAGATAGAGGTGAATTTTAGCATATAAAAAAATAATTAACTAAAATTCCAACTTTTTTTAATATTTTTTTTGCTTATTGATTTTCTTTTCCCATATAGCTGGAATTTGGTAAAATGGAGGTGTAGAATTGTAAGAAGTATTTGACCGAAAAAAGTTCCCTTTGTTAAGATGATGGACAATAGCTACTAATTAACTCCAAAATAATAAATCGTAAAGTGACTGTTTCAGTAAAAGAACTAATAACACCGGACATTTTAAAACCAGCACGCTACTTAGGGAATGAGTACTTAGCAACACATAAACCCTGGGAACAGGCTAGAGTGAGATGGGTTTTAAGCTACCCAGAAGTGTATGAGGTAGGAGCTTCCAACCTAGGACACGTTATCCTATATAACATCCTCAATGCCCAGCGGAATCAACTGTGTGACCGATCTTACCTCCCCGCGCCCGATCTAGGTGCAAAATTGCGTCAAACCCAAACACCCCTGTTTGCAGTAGAGTCAAAACGCCAGTTAAAAGACTTCGATATTATCGGATTTAGCCTCAGCTATGAACTGGGGGCGACAAATATCCTGGAAATGTTAGATTTAGCGGGAATACCGCTCATGCGGGAACAAAGGGGAGGGGAATACCCCTTAATCTTTGCTGGTGGACAAACAGCAACGTCAAACCCCGAACCTTACACTGACTTTTTTGATTTTATCGCACTGGGTGATGGAGAGGAACTACTACCAGAAATTGGACTGGTGATAGAAGAGGGTAAAGCAGGGGGTCTAAGTCGAGAAGAATTGCTGTGGGATTTAGCACAAATTCCAGGTGTGTATGTGCCACAGTTTTACGAAATGACAAATGGTCAAATAAGAGCTTTGCGACCGGATGTACCGCAAAGAATTATTAGAAGAGTAGCAGTGCCCATACCTGCTTACTCTATAGGTCTAGTGCCATATATGGAAACAGTGCATGATCGGTTAACAATAGAAATTAGAAGAGGTTGTACCCGTGGTTGTAGATTTTGTCAACCAGGGATGTTGACAAGGCCAGCCAGGGATGTGGAGCCAGAAAAAGTGGTAGAAGCCATAGTTGATGGAATGCACAAAACAGGCTATAATGAGTTCTCACTATTATCTTTAAGTTGTTCCGATTATTTATCTCTACCTGCAGTGGGGATGGAAATCAAAAACCGTCTAAAGAATGAAAATATTACCCTGTCTTTACCTTCCCAAAGAGTGGATAGATTCGATGAAAATATTGCTAACATATTAGGAGGGACAAGACAAGGGAGCTTGACCTTCGCACCGGAGGCGGGTAGTCAACGGATGCGCGATATTATTAACAAAGGTCTGACCAACGAAGAGTTATTGCGGGGCATAAAAACAGCTTGGGAAAAAGGTTGGGATAAAATTAAGTTGTACTTTATGATTGGACTGCCAGGGGAAACGGATGCGGATATCCTGGCCATAGCAGAAACCGTCAGATGGTTACAACGAGAATGTCGCGCTCAGGATAGAAGGTCTATCAACTTTAACCTGACAGTCTCTAATTTTACCCCTAAACCTCACACACCTTTTCAGTGGCATTCTGTTTCCACATCAGAATTTGTCCGCAAGCAAAACCTACTCAAACAAGAATTTCGCCGAACCAGGAATGTAAAGGTAAATTTTACCGATGTTCGTCTTTCTGCAATGGAAGACTTTATTGGTAGGGGAGATCGGACTTTAGGGAAGGTTCTCAAACGAGCATGGGAATTGGGTGCAGGAATGGACTCCTGGTATGACAGCGTGGAAACTGCTTTTCGAGCTTGGGGAGAAGCTATCTCTCAAGCAGGACTAAACTGGAAATACCGCCAGGTAGAAAATGGTGAATGGAATGTAATGGAAATGGGAGATGACAATCTCATTAACTTCGATTCCCTGCTGGAAGCAGCTTTACCATGGGATCATATAGATACCGGGATTGATAAAAGGTGGTTACAGGAAGATCTTAAACGGGCTTTAGCTGCGGCGATCGTTCCCGATTGTTCTTTTGAGGGTTGTTCCCATTGCGGTGTCTGTAGCACAGATTTCGGTCACAATGTGGTAATTGAACCCCACCCCATACCAGAGTTCGCAGGCGATTTTGTTCCTAATACCACCAGGGTGCAAAGGTTAAGAGTGTGGTTCGGTAAACAAGATGATATGGCTTTGGTCGGTCACTTGGATTTGATGCGGTTATTTGATAGGGTAATTAGAAGAGCGGGTTTACCAATTGCTTTTACTGGAGGATTTCATCCCCACCCCCGCATTGCTCTAGCAAGTGCTTTGTCTTTGGGTAGCACCAGCAGTGGGGAAATTTTGGACCTGGAATTAACCCAATCCATGAATTTAGAAGACTTTCGTCACCAATTGGTACGCCAACTTCCCTCCAATATCCCCCTATATCAAGTCCAAGAAATAGACTTGTCATCACCTGCTGCTAATCAATCTATGGTAGCAGCTGAATACCTGCTCACCATTTCTACTTCAGAACTGATTGACGCACAAATATGGCAAAATTGGATAGAATCCATACTAGCTAGAAGAGAGATTTTGTCAGAACATCGGACAAAGTCCGGGAAGCAGCAAATCATAAATCTGCGCGATCGCCTGTTTGAGTTAAGTCTAGTCAAATTAGAAAACTCATCAGTGGAATCTGAAGCCATAGTGCGTTATTTGGGTAGCTGTCGTCATGATGGTGTGATCTTGCGTCCTGAGCAAATATTGTTTATGCTGGAGATGGTAACCAGTGTAAAATTTCAACTTTTGCATATCCACCGCAATCGGATAGTTTTGGGAACCGCAAATTAGGTCCAGTTACATCAGTGAATTTATTAAGTCAGAGAGTGTCAACAGAAAATAGGGTGGAAAACCCAGTTTGTTGAGCAGGACTTTTTGATAGAATGCTCCTAGATTGGTAGACCCAAGGTCTCCAAACTCTTAGCAATGATCAAGCGTGTGCAACGCAATTACAAAAGGCCATGGGCTTCCTGGTTTGTGAAGCCGTGTCCGTGAGGAAATTTTTATTACCAGTAGCAGTCCTAGGGCTACCAGTAGGGGCTAGAGGTATAAAATAAGCTCCTCCTAATCCCCATTGGTGCTGCCAATTTTTGAGGAACTTGAATGCCAAAACAAATTATTATCGCAGAACAGCATCAAATTGCTGCCGTATTTTCCGAAGATCAAATACAAGAACTAGTTGTAGCAACTGGTCATCACCAGATTGGTGATATCTATTTAGGGGTTGTGGAGAATGTATTACCGGGTATAGACGCAGCTTTTGTGAATATCGGTGATCCAGAACGTAACGGATTTATCCATGTGACCGATCTAGGTCCATTAAAGATTAAACGTAGTTCCGCAGCAATTACGGAGTTACTGACACCACAACAGAAAGTGTTAGTACAAGTAATGAAGGAACCTACAGGAACAAAAGGTCCCAGACTAACCGGTAATATTACTATGCCGGGACGTTATGTAGTTCTCATGCCCTATGGAAAGGGTGTAAACCTATCCAGACGGATTAAGAGCGAAAGTGAACGGAACCGTCTTCGCGCTCTAGCTATACTCATCAAACCTGCTGGTATGGGCATATTAGTGCGAACAGAGGCAGAAGGTAAACCAGAGGAAGCTATAATTGAAGACTTAGAATTGCTACAAAAGCAATGGGAAGTCATTCAGCAGGAAGCAGCATCCACGAGAGCGCCATCTTTATTAAATCGAGATGACGACTTCATTCAGAGGGTACTGCGGGATATGTATGGTGCGGACGTAAACCGTATTGTAGTGGATTCCAGTACAGGGTTAAGAAGAGTTAAACAATATTTACAAAATTGGAGTGGAGGACAGACACCCCAGGGTGTACTACTGGATCATCATCGTGACAGGTCACCGATTTTAGAATATTTTCGCATTAATGCTGCTATTAGAGAAGCATTACGTCCTAGGGTAGATTTGCCCTCTGGGGGTTACATTATCATTGAACCGACGGAAGCACTAACAGTAATTGATGTGAACTCGGGTTCTTTTACCCGCTCTGCAACAGCTAGAGAAACCGTGCTGTGGACAAACTGCGAAGCAGCAACGGAAATAGCGCGTCAACTGAGACTGAGAAATATTGCTGGCGTAATTGTAGTAGATTTCATCGACATGGAATCAAGACGCGACCAACTGCAAGTTTTAGAGCACTTTAATAAGACCCTGAAAGCAGATAAAGCTCGTCCTCAAATTGCCCAACTAACAGAATTAGGTCTAGTAGAACTGACGCGTAAACGTCAAGGTCAAAATATTTATGAACTGTTTGGTGAAAGCTGTCCCACTTGTGGTGGTTTAGGACACATCGTCCATCTACCAGGGGAGGTAGAAAACCGCATGCCCATACCCGCTGCGGAAGCGCCAGAAAAGTTTACCCCAGCCCAACCTAGGGAAATTAGAACCCCAGTAGTGCGTGCCCCAGAAATTAGAGAAAATCGGGAGATATTTGATAGCTTTGGTGAAGCGTTTGACACCGATTCTGAAGTTGGTAATCTAGTCAACCATCCCAGCTATCAAGAGTTGGGAGATCACAAACGTCGTACTCGCACCCGTCGCAGTCGCATTGGTGGTGCTAACCTCAAAGAGGAAAGCAGACCAGAGGTTTCTGGATTTGGTGGCGAGATGGATTTGGAAGCTGACACAGAAATCACTCCCATGGTCGACATACCCTCCCTGCTATCAGAAAGTCTGTTGGTAAAAGAATCTCCCAACGCACCAAGCTTTGGTAGGGTGGGATGGACTGAAAGACCAGAGAGAACTAAAGTCAAAATAGAACCAATTAAACCAGTGATAGAGCCACCCCGAATCGTTGAGGTGGAAATGACGAACCAGGAACAGGATATGTTTGCCTTGATGGGAATTTCTCCCGGTGTTAAATTAGAGACGGAGGCAAAAACTCCCAAGTCAGTAATTTATAATATTATGCAACCAGGGGAAATTACATCTGATGCAGGTGAGTTTAATATGGATTCTATGCTTGAGGAAAAGCCTAAATTGGAATTTCCTAAGGTCAAACTTCCTACATCAAAAATCCCTTTAGAGGAATTTTCTCGCCCCCAAATGGCAATTGAGTCCCCCACGGAGGAATTATTGGGCAATATAGGTTTTGAACCTCTATCAGAGGACGAAGAATCTAACTATTCTCCTACCCGTCGTCGTCGTCGTCGTCCCTCCGCTCAAGAGTAAATCCCCTGTTCATTTTCAAACTCCTTGTTTATCCTAGATTCTGGTTTTTATGGAATCAAATTGGCAGGAATTGTCTGACCACTGGAACCAGGAAGGGTGGATTGCTGGTGTGGATGAGGTGGGGCGCGGAGCTTTATTTGGGCCCGTAGTCGCTGCTGCAGTTATCTTGCCAAACTCCGCTTTATCAATACTGGTTGAATCTAAAATTAAGGATAGTAAGCAGCTATCTGTTTCTCGTAGACATTACCTAGCACAGCAAGTCGCCCAATTAGCTGTGGAATGGAAAATCGGTTATGCTACCACTGCGGAAATTGATAGGTTAAATATTTTGCAAGCTACTCTGTTGGCAATGAAACGGGCTGTCCTCAAACTCAAGTCCCAGCCCTCTCTTTGTCTTGTGGATGGTAATCAATTTATTCGTGATTTACTAATAGAGCAGCAAACTATTATACAGGGTGACAGGCGATCGCTCAACATAGCAGCTGCCAGTATTATGGCTAAAGTGTGGCGGGATGATTTAGTGGTGCGATTAGGCAAGAAGTATGATATGTATGATTTACACCGTAATAAGGGGTATGGGAGTAGGAAACACTTATTAGCTTTACAAAAGTATGGGCCGTCTCCCCTGCATCGACGGAGTTTTAGTCCCTGTCAGGTGAGGGGAGATATCAACTTTAAAAGTCAACTTTGAGGATAGAGATATCGGTGTTATCATTAGTTGTCTGATTGATTTCCATTTGTGAACTTACCCAGGAACGGTAATCAGCAAGAAGATGGTGGGATATTCGTTGTTTAATTGTGAGTAGAACACTCTTGAGCAGACCATTACCAGAGGTTTCCAAAATCGCCTTGGGAGTTAGGGAAAAGGGGTAAGGAATATCCACCAAAACTTCTAGATCCGCTTTACCTTCTAATCGGGTATGATCAGCATCATGGTGAGGGGAGAGATACCCCTTTAAATTCAGAGCAAACCGCTGGTTAACATATTCAAAACCCCGGATTTCACATCCTTGTGAACATAGATATATGGTTCCGTTGGCATCCGCCCAAACTCTCATATCTACTATAGGTTGGATATTTAATGACATGAAAGTTAAAGGACGCATTTTAAGACGAAACACTTCTTCGGAGATATGTTGAACTCTACTGTTATCAACCATAGTATTGACTAAGCGATGGGGCTGACGTAAGTAGTGCTGAATGGGGATGGACTGTTTAGGAACAGCAATTGTAACCGATTGGGAAGCAGTGAACTTAGTAGCCATAGATTAAGGCGATATTTACAAATATTCACAATTGTAACGTTTTTTGGTAGGGGAGGATAGGTGGATATCATCACATCAAGCGAAGAAATGAACATTGGGTATTTAGGACCACCGGGCACTTATTCGGAACAAGCAGCTTCGTTTTATTTAAACTGGATTAAGGGAAATCAAGAATTTAAGGGAGAAGTCATTCTACGTCCATGTCCAACTATAGCTAAAGCACTACAGGCTGTAACAGTTCAAGAAGTTAATTTGGCAGTGGTTCCCGTGGAAAATTCCATTGAGGGAAGTGTAAGTATGACTATGGATAATTTATGGCAGTTGGAAAATTTACAGATTAAACAAGCTTTAGTGCTGCCAATTAACCATTGTTTAATTTCCTGTGCTACCAAATTAGAAGATATTGAAATAGTTTATTCCCATCCTCAAGCATTAGCACAATGTCAAGGGTGGTTAGGGAAATTTCTCCCCCAAGCAAATTTAAGTGCAACTAGTTCCACCACTCAAGCTTTGGAAAAGCTGGGTAAATCACCAACAACAGCAGCTATTTCCTCGGAGAAAGCAGCTCAAATGTATGATTTACCCATATTGAGTGACAGAATTAATGACTATCCTGACAACTGTACGAGATTTTGGGTGGTAGCACCAGAAAGTGGGGGGGGAAGTTCTTCAAGTTCATCAACCCACACATCCTTAGCATTTAGTGTCCCGGCCAATATTCCCGGTGCATTAGTTAAAGTATTACAAGTATTTGCGGATTTAGGAATTAATTTGAGCCGAATTGAATCTCGTCCTACCAAACGCTCTTTGGGGGAATACCTGTTTTTTCTCGATATAGAAGCCAGTGTTTTCTCATCGTTAATGACTACTGCTCTAAAAAATATAAGTATTAATGTTGAAATATTAAAAATATTTGGTAGTTATACAGTCTTAACAGTTGATTCAGATAAAATCAAATAAATAATGGGCCAGTTGCAACTTAGAACAGGAGGAAATATCTAACCGCTCTCCTTTTGTTTTTAAAAACACTGCTTGATTATTATCAGAGCCAAAACCACTGTCAGATTTATCAATGGGGTTGGCCACGATAACATCTAAATTCTTCCTTTGTAATTTCTCTTGCGCAGGGGTGACAATATCCCCAGTTTGTGCTGCAAAACCAATTAGTAATTGATGGGGTTGTTTGATTTTGCCCAGGTGGGCTAT is a window encoding:
- a CDS encoding CPBP family intramembrane glutamic endopeptidase, which translates into the protein MFRPSKIALWISQRPAPQRVGCFILCLLVLWLPFAIPIYLLVEDGNLESIFTMVLLYGEFIFLVRLWGKKIYQRDKILTDYGLELSSLNGVDFCQGLSLGVLSIILLFGVQGLLGWILWQPPKAFIVQIVLEGLLVAGGIGFAEELLFRGWLLDELNRDYDPRLSTAINAILFAVAHFIRPISAIVSTLPQFPALVLLGLTQVWGKHKKRGRLGLPMGLHGGLVWGYYIINVGGLVQPSGVVPDWVTGVNNNPFQGIVGMLGMALLAYQMRLR
- the clpS gene encoding ATP-dependent Clp protease adapter ClpS; the protein is MSVETIEKPSTTRKLAPRYRVLLHNDDYNSMEYVVQVLLSTIPSLTQPQAISIMMEAHSHGLALVISCALEHAEFYCESLNNYGLTSTIEPDD
- a CDS encoding TIGR03960 family B12-binding radical SAM protein; this translates as MTVSVKELITPDILKPARYLGNEYLATHKPWEQARVRWVLSYPEVYEVGASNLGHVILYNILNAQRNQLCDRSYLPAPDLGAKLRQTQTPLFAVESKRQLKDFDIIGFSLSYELGATNILEMLDLAGIPLMREQRGGEYPLIFAGGQTATSNPEPYTDFFDFIALGDGEELLPEIGLVIEEGKAGGLSREELLWDLAQIPGVYVPQFYEMTNGQIRALRPDVPQRIIRRVAVPIPAYSIGLVPYMETVHDRLTIEIRRGCTRGCRFCQPGMLTRPARDVEPEKVVEAIVDGMHKTGYNEFSLLSLSCSDYLSLPAVGMEIKNRLKNENITLSLPSQRVDRFDENIANILGGTRQGSLTFAPEAGSQRMRDIINKGLTNEELLRGIKTAWEKGWDKIKLYFMIGLPGETDADILAIAETVRWLQRECRAQDRRSINFNLTVSNFTPKPHTPFQWHSVSTSEFVRKQNLLKQEFRRTRNVKVNFTDVRLSAMEDFIGRGDRTLGKVLKRAWELGAGMDSWYDSVETAFRAWGEAISQAGLNWKYRQVENGEWNVMEMGDDNLINFDSLLEAALPWDHIDTGIDKRWLQEDLKRALAAAIVPDCSFEGCSHCGVCSTDFGHNVVIEPHPIPEFAGDFVPNTTRVQRLRVWFGKQDDMALVGHLDLMRLFDRVIRRAGLPIAFTGGFHPHPRIALASALSLGSTSSGEILDLELTQSMNLEDFRHQLVRQLPSNIPLYQVQEIDLSSPAANQSMVAAEYLLTISTSELIDAQIWQNWIESILARREILSEHRTKSGKQQIINLRDRLFELSLVKLENSSVESEAIVRYLGSCRHDGVILRPEQILFMLEMVTSVKFQLLHIHRNRIVLGTAN
- a CDS encoding Rne/Rng family ribonuclease, translating into MPKQIIIAEQHQIAAVFSEDQIQELVVATGHHQIGDIYLGVVENVLPGIDAAFVNIGDPERNGFIHVTDLGPLKIKRSSAAITELLTPQQKVLVQVMKEPTGTKGPRLTGNITMPGRYVVLMPYGKGVNLSRRIKSESERNRLRALAILIKPAGMGILVRTEAEGKPEEAIIEDLELLQKQWEVIQQEAASTRAPSLLNRDDDFIQRVLRDMYGADVNRIVVDSSTGLRRVKQYLQNWSGGQTPQGVLLDHHRDRSPILEYFRINAAIREALRPRVDLPSGGYIIIEPTEALTVIDVNSGSFTRSATARETVLWTNCEAATEIARQLRLRNIAGVIVVDFIDMESRRDQLQVLEHFNKTLKADKARPQIAQLTELGLVELTRKRQGQNIYELFGESCPTCGGLGHIVHLPGEVENRMPIPAAEAPEKFTPAQPREIRTPVVRAPEIRENREIFDSFGEAFDTDSEVGNLVNHPSYQELGDHKRRTRTRRSRIGGANLKEESRPEVSGFGGEMDLEADTEITPMVDIPSLLSESLLVKESPNAPSFGRVGWTERPERTKVKIEPIKPVIEPPRIVEVEMTNQEQDMFALMGISPGVKLETEAKTPKSVIYNIMQPGEITSDAGEFNMDSMLEEKPKLEFPKVKLPTSKIPLEEFSRPQMAIESPTEELLGNIGFEPLSEDEESNYSPTRRRRRRPSAQE
- a CDS encoding ribonuclease HII, encoding MESNWQELSDHWNQEGWIAGVDEVGRGALFGPVVAAAVILPNSALSILVESKIKDSKQLSVSRRHYLAQQVAQLAVEWKIGYATTAEIDRLNILQATLLAMKRAVLKLKSQPSLCLVDGNQFIRDLLIEQQTIIQGDRRSLNIAAASIMAKVWRDDLVVRLGKKYDMYDLHRNKGYGSRKHLLALQKYGPSPLHRRSFSPCQVRGDINFKSQL
- a CDS encoding DUF1997 domain-containing protein; its protein translation is MATKFTASQSVTIAVPKQSIPIQHYLRQPHRLVNTMVDNSRVQHISEEVFRLKMRPLTFMSLNIQPIVDMRVWADANGTIYLCSQGCEIRGFEYVNQRFALNLKGYLSPHHDADHTRLEGKADLEVLVDIPYPFSLTPKAILETSGNGLLKSVLLTIKQRISHHLLADYRSWVSSQMEINQTTNDNTDISILKVDF
- the pheA gene encoding prephenate dehydratase, coding for MNIGYLGPPGTYSEQAASFYLNWIKGNQEFKGEVILRPCPTIAKALQAVTVQEVNLAVVPVENSIEGSVSMTMDNLWQLENLQIKQALVLPINHCLISCATKLEDIEIVYSHPQALAQCQGWLGKFLPQANLSATSSTTQALEKLGKSPTTAAISSEKAAQMYDLPILSDRINDYPDNCTRFWVVAPESGGGSSSSSSTHTSLAFSVPANIPGALVKVLQVFADLGINLSRIESRPTKRSLGEYLFFLDIEASVFSSLMTTALKNISINVEILKIFGSYTVLTVDSDKIK